A region of the Kribbella sp. NBC_01245 genome:
TCTGCTCCGGATCGCCGCCAACGCGTGCGCCTCGCGATCCAGCCAGGCGCGGATGGCCCGGTTACCGCGGTCCCGCAGCTGCCGTACGCCATCGAGCTCCTCGCGCACGTCCGGCACGATCCGCTTGGCCGCGTCTGTCGGGGTGGAGGCGCGTAGGTCCGCCACCAGGTCCAGCAGGGGCGAATCCGGCTCGTGCCCGATCGCGCTCACCACCGGCTTCTTGCAGGCCGACACGGCGCGGATCAGGCCCTCGTCCGAGAACGGCAGCAGGTCTTCCAGCGAACCACCGCCGCGCGCGATCACGATCACCTCGACCGAGGCGTCCGCCTCCAGCCGGCGCAACGCGAGCATCACCTCGCCCGCAGCGGACGGCCCCTGAACCGACGCGTACTCCACCCGGAAAGCGACCGCCGGCCATCGGCGCTTCGCGTTCTCCAGGACGTCGCGCTCGGCCGCGGAATCGCGTCCACAAACCAGACCGATCGTGTGCGGCAGGAACGGCAGGGCGCGTTTGCGATGAGCCGCGAACAGGCCCTCCGCCGCGAGCAGCTGTTTGAGCCGCTCGATCCGGGCCAGCAGCTCGCCGATGCCGACATGCCGGATCTCGCTCACGGCCAGCGCGAGAGTGCCACGCCGGGCGAAGAAGTTGGGCTTGGCGTTGACCAGCACCCGCGACCCGTCGGTCACCGGTGGATCGACCGCCTCGAAGATCCGCCGGTTGCAGGTGAAGCGCAGCGAGATATCGGCGTCGGTATCCCGCAGCGTGCCGAACACGGTGCTGGTGCCACGCCCGATCGACACGTCGGTCAGCTGCCCCTCGACCCAGACCGCGCCGAGCTGGTTGATCCAGCTGGCAATACCGTTCGCAATCGTGCGAACGGCTGCTGGTGCGTCCGGTGAGGTCTCCAATGCCACGCCGAGACTCTACGGCGCCCCACCGACATTCCCCGACCACGCCACGACCCCGCCCCCGCCGCGCCCCTCCTCCACCCCGAACCGGCACCCAATCAAGGGACGCGCAATCAAAGGAACACCCGGCCGTCGCCGAGGCGACCGTGGTGCCGTCGCCCGACCCGACCCGATCCGACCCGGTCCGTGGCCACATATACCCGCTACGAGCGGACACGCGCCGTGAGGCGCCGCGTCCGCAGACGACTCGGCCGGGAACTGGGGGGTGGTGGTGGCGATGATCCACAAGGGTTTCCGGGCAGTGCTGGTTGTGTTGATCCTGCTCGGGCCGCCGGCCTGTAGTGGATCTGGAAGCGGGCCGGTATGCGAGGCAACCACGCTGGGTGCCGCAACACCGGCGCCGACCAGTGACGCTGACTGCTGACCTGCGACGCGATCACGACCGCTCCTCCGGGGGCGACCCCGCCCCTGGAGACTGCCCCGCCTGAGACCGCCCCGCCGCCGGGGTCCGTTCCGCTGCCGGGGTCCGGTCTGACGGGTTGGTGGAGTCTGACTGGCCGATGACGTGGCGCACGACGGTTCCGATCAGTTCGTCGATCGGCTCATCGTCGAGGACGTCGGGCAGGGTGAGGTGCTCGACCATCAAGCCGCCGATGGCCAGGTAGAGGACCAGGGCGGTGGTGCGGTCGCCGGGTAGGCCGGCTGCTTGGTGGAGATCGAGATTCTCCTGCAGGTTGGCCCGGACCCGGCGGGTCAATGACTGTTGCAGCTCGGGTCTTCGGGTCGCCTCCAAGCGCAGCTCGAGCAGGGCGAGATAGCCGGTGCGATCCTCGGTCAGGCGGCGCCGCAGGAACCGAATCAGCTTGGTCAGGAACTCCCGGGAAGGCGGCTGGTCCAGATGGGCCGGATCGGGCCCGAGGCGATCGTGGATCCGCAAACTCGCCTGGCCGAGCAGGTCGTCCCGATTCGCGAAGTAGTTCGTCGCCGTTCCGATCGGCACCCCGGCCGCCTCATCGACGGCGCGATACGTCAGACCGCGAGCGCCGTCGCGGGCCAGCACCTCGATCGCCGCGTCCACCAGGGCGACGCGTCGTTCGGGATTGCTCCTCATCGGAACCTCCTTGGGTAACCACTGAGCTCAGAGTACTCTGCTCGTAGTGGTTTACTAAGGAGGCGAGCTTCATGCGAGAACTGACTTACTTCACCGCGTCGACACTCGACGGTTTCGTGGCCGATCCCTCGGGCGGGGATCCAACCGATACGAGCCCGGGCGGGTTCTTCCTCAGTCAGGGTGATCACTCCGAGCCGCTGATCACCGCCTACCCGGAGACGTTGCCGGGCGTCGTCCGGGAGCATCTCGGTCTCGACGCGGAGAACAAGGTTTTCGACACGGTCCTGATGGGCCGCAAGACCTGGGAGCTCGGCGTGCGGATGGGCTCGGCGAATCCCTATCCCCGGTTGCGAACCGTCGTTTTCTCCCGGCAGGGCAGGCAAAGTCCGGAGGTCGAGTTCGTTGCGCGCGATCCAGTGGAGGCCGTGCGAGAGCTCAAGCAGGGCAGCGGTCTGGGCATCTGGTTATGCGGCGGCGGCGGTTTGGCTGAGTCACTGTGGTCCGAGATCGACGTGCTGGTGGTGAAAGTGAATCCGGTGCTGATCGGTGCCGGGATCAAGCTTTTCGATGGCGGCGGGTTCGACATTCGCCGGCTGCACTTGATCGACCATCAGGTGTACGACAGCGGAGTGGCGGTGATGACCTATCGCAAGGCGTGAAAACCCTTTGTCGACAAGGGAATCGGCCTGTCACTCTGGGGTTGTGATCACCTCCTGAGAGGTCGCTCGGACAGGGCGGGCGACCTCTCGTCCATGCCACGGAGTGCTCGGCGGGCGTGACCTCGCTCACGCCTGCCGAGCGTGCTCGCAGCTTGGTCAGCAGCGCAGACCGCAATGTGGGAACGACGCGGACCGCAGTCTGGCAACAGCGTGGACCGCAGTGTGGCAACAGCGTGGACCGCAGTGGCAACAGCGTGGACTGCAGTGCGGCAACAGGGTGGAGTGCAGCGTGGACGACGGATGCGGCGCGGGTTTCACCGCCACGTAGGATGGGGGTCGTGACTGCCCAGCCTGAGACCACCGTTTCGACGACGACCGCGCCTACGGGGAAGCGGGTTCTGCTCGCGGCTCCGCGTGGATACTGCGCCGGCGTCGACCGGGCCGTGGTGGCGGTCGAGAAGGCCCTGGATCTGTACGGTCCGCCGGTCTACGTGCGCAAGGAGATCGTGCACAACAAGCATGTCGTGCAGACACTCGAGCGTCGCGGCGCGATCTTCGTCGAGGAGACCGACGAGGTGCCCGAGGGCGAGACCGTGATCTTCTCCGCCCATGGTGTCGCCCCGGTGGTGCACCAGGAGGCGGCGGCCCGGCAGCTCAAGACGATCGACGCGACCTGCCCGCTGGTGACCAAGGTTCACATCGAGGCGAAGCGGTTCGCGGCCGACGACTTCGACATCCTGCTGATCGGTCACGACGGCCACGAAGAGGTCATCGGGACCAGCGGCGAGGCCCCGGAGCACGTCACGCTCGTCGACGGCCCGGCCGACGTGCCGAATGTGGTGGTGCGCGATCCGGAGAAGGTCGTCTGGCTGTCGCAGACCACCCTGTCGGTCGACGAGACGATGGAGACGGTGCGACGCCTGCGCGAGCGCTTCCCGTCGCTGCAGGACCCGCCCAGCGACGACATCTGCTACGCCACCCAGAACCGGCAGGTCGCAGTCAAGAAGCTCGCGCCGGAGGTCGAGCTGATGCTCGTCGTCGGCTCGCGCAACTCGTCGAACTCGGTCCGCCTGGTCGAGGTCGCCATCGAGCACGGCGCGAACGCCGGCTACCTGGTCGACTACGCCGACGAGATCGACGAAGCCTGGCTCGAGGGCGTTCAGTCGGTCGGCCTGACCAGTGGCGCGAGCGTTCCCGAGGTGCTGGTCCGCGACGTGCTGAGCTGGCTGGCCGAGCGCGGCTACGGCGAGGTGCAAGAGGTCACCACCGCCGAGGAGAGCCTGGTCTTCTCCCTCCCTCGCGAACTCCGCTCCGAACTCAAAGCCCGCGGCCTAGCCACCACCGGCGTCTCCGACCGCGCCTAACCCCAACCGCGCCTGACGGCCTCCACCCTGGGCCGCCTGACGGACCTGACCCAGCCCGCCTGCGGGCGTAAGCGGCACCGCCCAACCCGGGCCGGCCGGCCGCCTCAGGGACCTGCCCCGGCTGCCCGCGGGTGTAATGAGGCGGCCTGAGGGGCCCAACCCGCCCGCCTGATGTACCGAACCCGGGTTTGCCTGCGCGGTCCAATCCGGCCGCCCGATGGACCTGACGCGGCTGTCTGCGTGGGTGAGTCCGCAGCCCGCCGGGCTTAACCCGGCAGCCCGACCGGCCAATCCGGCGGTCTGACGGGCCAATCCGGCGGTCTGACGGGCCAAACCTGGCTGTCCGACGGGTCGACCCGGTTGTCTGTTGGCATTGGGTGGCCGCATGGCGGGGGTGTCCGGTCTAGGGGGCGTGCACGGTGGTTGTTTGGGTTGCGGTGACGGGGTTGTCGTTTGGGCCGCAGAAGGTTGCCTTGTAGGTGATCGTGTAGGTCCCGGGCCTGGCGTAGGTGTGGGCGGGCAGGCTGTAGGTCTGCGATCCGGTGATCTGTTGCTTGGCGCCTTTGCAGATGATGGCGCCGGCGTCCGAGCCGCTGTCCTCTTCGATCTTGTCGCCGAAGTGGTACTCCGTGCCGCCGGTGGCGAAGTTCAGGAATTCGTCCTTCCTGGACAAGGGATTCCCCACCTCGTCCAACGGCAGCATCACCGTGCCGGCCACCTTGATCGTCAGGGTCATCGTGCGCCCGGTCAGCTTTGGCGTCAGTGTCGCGGTCACCCCGATCTTGGGCGGTGCCGGCGTCGGCGTCGAACTCTGTACGGAACTAGGCGGTGGTCCGATCAACGGCGGCTCCGAGCGGATGTCGGTAACGTTGCTTAGGGCAACCACTGCCGCGACCGCGACGGCGGCCGCCACTGCGGACACTCCCGCCGTACGGCGTCGCTTGGCCTTCCGGATTCGGCCGAAGACCGCGTCCCGGGGCGTCGTACTCGGGGGCGGCGGGTCCGCGATCAGCTGCTGGAACCGGTGCTTCAGCTCGTCGGTCATCGGTCAGCCCTCCTGTCGGCGGTCAGTGGCAACGGCTCATCGGTGAGCAGATCGAGTTCGCGCAGTTTCGCCAGACCGCGCGAGATCGTGCTCTTCACCGTGCTGGCCGAACAGCCCATCACCGCGGCGATTTCGGCATCCGGCAGATCCTCGAAGTAGCGCAACACGAGCGCGGCGCGGGTCCGCCGTGGCAGGGTCGCGAGCGCCCGCAGCAGGCGGTCTCGCTCATCCACCGAGCTGTACGCCGAGGAGGTACTCGCCTCCGGGAGCGTCTCGGTCGGAGTCTCGCCCTTCCACTTGCGGCGCCACCATTGCGTACTGGTGTTGACCATCACAGTGCGGGTATAGCTCTCCAGCGCGTTCCCGTCGCGCAGAGATCGCCGGTGGAACCACACCTTGGTCAACGAGGTCTGCACCAGGTCCTCGGCCAGATGCCATTCGCCGGTCAGCAGATAGCCGAACCGCTGCAACGCGCCGAACCGCCCATCCACGAACTCGGCGAACTCCTCATCCAGCCCCGGGTCCATTCCGCTCCCTCTCGGTCACCACACGCTCCTGCCCACAAGCACTCGCTCGGCAATGTTCAGCAGTGTGATGACCCAGAGGGCCCAAAAGGTTGAGCGTGATCCACCCGAAACTCAACCGAGCCACTCACCCACAAGTCGACGACTCCCGCGCGGCCAGCGCGTGAAGCGGTTGGGCCGACGTCCCAGCCCTGGTCGTGTCCGGGGGCCAGCCGTCGCAGTACGTCATCGCTGGGCCGGGAGAGGACCCACCGCGTGGTGAGCGAACTCCACCTGTACTCCGGTCGACGCGTCAGGCTGACCGAACCGGGCGAGACCGGGTACGTGGTGCCGTGACGGTGAGGTCCGCCGAGTACCCGCGTCAGGTCCGTACGTCGTCGCCGACGGCCTCACGGTGCTGCAGGTCGACCACTCAGCAGACACCGGCA
Encoded here:
- a CDS encoding dihydrofolate reductase family protein → MRELTYFTASTLDGFVADPSGGDPTDTSPGGFFLSQGDHSEPLITAYPETLPGVVREHLGLDAENKVFDTVLMGRKTWELGVRMGSANPYPRLRTVVFSRQGRQSPEVEFVARDPVEAVRELKQGSGLGIWLCGGGGLAESLWSEIDVLVVKVNPVLIGAGIKLFDGGGFDIRRLHLIDHQVYDSGVAVMTYRKA
- the xseA gene encoding exodeoxyribonuclease VII large subunit, yielding MALETSPDAPAAVRTIANGIASWINQLGAVWVEGQLTDVSIGRGTSTVFGTLRDTDADISLRFTCNRRIFEAVDPPVTDGSRVLVNAKPNFFARRGTLALAVSEIRHVGIGELLARIERLKQLLAAEGLFAAHRKRALPFLPHTIGLVCGRDSAAERDVLENAKRRWPAVAFRVEYASVQGPSAAGEVMLALRRLEADASVEVIVIARGGGSLEDLLPFSDEGLIRAVSACKKPVVSAIGHEPDSPLLDLVADLRASTPTDAAKRIVPDVREELDGVRQLRDRGNRAIRAWLDREAHALAAIRSRPSLAAPTSDLQRRSDEVVALVERSRRTLTHRLDRAGDDLSHRLASVRALSPKATLDRGYSVLQRADGSAVREVGQVSAGETLQARVSDGRFDVQVSSIEESK
- a CDS encoding SigE family RNA polymerase sigma factor, with product MDPGLDEEFAEFVDGRFGALQRFGYLLTGEWHLAEDLVQTSLTKVWFHRRSLRDGNALESYTRTVMVNTSTQWWRRKWKGETPTETLPEASTSSAYSSVDERDRLLRALATLPRRTRAALVLRYFEDLPDAEIAAVMGCSASTVKSTISRGLAKLRELDLLTDEPLPLTADRRADR
- a CDS encoding 4-hydroxy-3-methylbut-2-enyl diphosphate reductase; its protein translation is MGVVTAQPETTVSTTTAPTGKRVLLAAPRGYCAGVDRAVVAVEKALDLYGPPVYVRKEIVHNKHVVQTLERRGAIFVEETDEVPEGETVIFSAHGVAPVVHQEAAARQLKTIDATCPLVTKVHIEAKRFAADDFDILLIGHDGHEEVIGTSGEAPEHVTLVDGPADVPNVVVRDPEKVVWLSQTTLSVDETMETVRRLRERFPSLQDPPSDDICYATQNRQVAVKKLAPEVELMLVVGSRNSSNSVRLVEVAIEHGANAGYLVDYADEIDEAWLEGVQSVGLTSGASVPEVLVRDVLSWLAERGYGEVQEVTTAEESLVFSLPRELRSELKARGLATTGVSDRA
- a CDS encoding TetR/AcrR family transcriptional regulator; its protein translation is MRSNPERRVALVDAAIEVLARDGARGLTYRAVDEAAGVPIGTATNYFANRDDLLGQASLRIHDRLGPDPAHLDQPPSREFLTKLIRFLRRRLTEDRTGYLALLELRLEATRRPELQQSLTRRVRANLQENLDLHQAAGLPGDRTTALVLYLAIGGLMVEHLTLPDVLDDEPIDELIGTVVRHVIGQSDSTNPSDRTPAAERTPAAGRSQAGQSPGAGSPPEERS